A part of Methanohalobium evestigatum Z-7303 genomic DNA contains:
- a CDS encoding DUF7507 domain-containing protein, with amino-acid sequence MTPVTWNYTVTNTGNVNLSSVEVSDNQTAFTSSIGELAVGESTTVTNTSTAMEGQYANLGNVTGQYSNNITIDVTDEDPSHYFGVNASIDIEKSTNGDDADTPTGPEIGVGDPVTWNYTVTNTGNVNLSSVEVSDNQTAFTSSIGELAVGESTTVTNTSTAMEGQYTNLGNVTGQYSNNITIDVTDEDPSHYFGVNASIDIEKSTNGDDADTPTGPEIGVGDPVTWNYTVTNTGNVNLSSVEVSDNQTAFTSSIGELAVGESTTVTNTSTAMEGQYANLGNVTGQYSNNITIDVTDEDPSHYFGVNVSIDIEKSTNGDDADTPTGPEIGVGDTVTWNYTVTNTGNVNLSSVEVTDNVDGVNPTFVSGDTNGDGYLNVTETWIYNATGIAEEGQYFNIGNVTGEYEDTNVTDEDPSHYIGDEQFEPNPGIDIEKSTNGDDADTPTGPELTVGDTVTWTYTVNNTGNVPIENVQVTDSVTGVNPVYQSGDTNGDDVLQLNETWIYEATGTVKEGQYENVGDVSGDYAGQTVVDDDPSHYIGEVPFEPNLGIDIEKSTNGQDADTPTGPEIETGNQVTWTYTVTNTGNVPLENVQVTDSVTGVTPVYQSGDVNGDGYLNQTETWVYEYTGTATEGQYENVGSVTGDYEDETVSDEDLSHYEGVSKEVPTASPLITAGLLGAVLVMYLKRSRKQ; translated from the coding sequence GTGACCCCAGTAACCTGGAACTACACCGTAACCAACACCGGTAACGTGAATCTCAGCAGTGTAGAGGTAAGTGACAACCAGACAGCCTTCACCTCATCAATAGGAGAGCTTGCAGTCGGAGAGAGTACCACGGTAACCAATACCAGTACTGCAATGGAAGGCCAGTATGCAAATCTTGGTAATGTTACAGGTCAATACAGCAATAACATCACCATTGATGTAACCGATGAAGACCCGAGTCACTACTTTGGAGTAAACGCTTCCATAGACATAGAGAAATCCACCAATGGAGATGACGCCGATACACCGACGGGACCCGAAATAGGAGTAGGTGACCCAGTAACCTGGAACTACACCGTAACCAACACCGGTAACGTGAATCTCAGCAGTGTAGAGGTAAGTGACAACCAGACAGCCTTCACCTCATCAATAGGAGAGCTTGCAGTCGGAGAGAGTACCACGGTAACCAATACCAGTACTGCAATGGAAGGCCAGTATACAAATCTTGGTAATGTTACAGGTCAATACAGCAATAACATCACCATTGATGTAACCGATGAAGACCCGAGTCACTACTTTGGAGTAAACGCTTCCATAGACATAGAGAAATCCACCAATGGAGATGACGCCGATACACCGACGGGACCCGAAATAGGAGTAGGTGACCCAGTAACCTGGAACTACACCGTAACCAACACCGGTAACGTGAATCTCAGCAGTGTAGAGGTAAGTGACAACCAGACAGCCTTCACCTCATCAATAGGAGAGCTTGCAGTCGGAGAGAGTACCACGGTAACCAATACCAGTACTGCAATGGAAGGCCAGTATGCAAATCTTGGTAATGTTACAGGTCAATACAGCAATAACATCACCATTGATGTAACCGATGAAGACCCGAGTCACTACTTTGGAGTAAACGTTTCCATAGACATAGAGAAGTCCACCAATGGAGATGATGCCGATACACCGACAGGACCTGAAATAGGAGTAGGTGACACAGTAACCTGGAACTACACTGTAACCAACACCGGTAACGTGAATCTCAGTAGTGTAGAGGTAACAGACAATGTAGATGGTGTAAATCCAACCTTTGTAAGTGGAGATACTAACGGAGATGGGTACCTCAATGTAACTGAAACCTGGATTTATAATGCTACTGGAATAGCAGAAGAAGGTCAATATTTCAACATAGGTAATGTAACCGGAGAATATGAAGATACCAATGTAACTGATGAGGATCCAAGCCACTATATTGGAGATGAACAGTTTGAACCGAATCCAGGAATAGACATCGAGAAATCCACCAATGGAGATGATGCCGATACACCGACCGGACCTGAACTAACAGTTGGTGATACAGTTACCTGGACTTATACTGTAAACAACACAGGTAATGTACCAATAGAAAATGTACAGGTAACTGACAGTGTAACAGGTGTAAATCCAGTATATCAGAGTGGAGACACCAACGGTGATGATGTCCTTCAATTGAATGAGACTTGGATTTATGAAGCCACTGGTACAGTAAAAGAAGGACAATATGAAAACGTTGGTGATGTTTCGGGTGATTATGCAGGTCAAACAGTAGTCGATGATGACCCAAGTCATTATATTGGAGAAGTACCGTTTGAACCGAATCTAGGTATAGACATCGAGAAATCAACCAATGGTCAGGATGCCGACACACCCACAGGACCTGAAATAGAAACCGGAAATCAGGTTACATGGACCTACACAGTAACCAACACCGGTAATGTACCGCTTGAAAATGTACAGGTTACAGATAGTGTAACAGGTGTAACACCGGTTTATCAGAGTGGAGATGTAAATGGAGATGGCTACCTCAACCAGACAGAAACTTGGGTCTATGAATATACTGGTACTGCAACAGAAGGTCAGTACGAAAATGTAGGTAGTGTTACAGGTGATTATGAGGACGAAACAGTTTCAGATGAAGATTTGAGTCACTATGAAGGTGTATCCAAAGAAGTACCTACAGCCAGTCCACTAATCACCGCTGGTTTGCTTGGTGCTGTGCTTGTGATGTATCTGAAAAGAAGTAGAAAACAATAA
- a CDS encoding DUF58 domain-containing protein — translation MNEKKHSIDIDFFRQLDRFTFMVKKRVSTAYAGNRRSIHSGRGIDTVGYRPYYPGDEIRSIDWNVYARTEKLYVRQYEEEKSLTTHILLDSSKSMDYRGNNNTSKFEYGAMIAAGFAYLVTKDNDKFAISTFSENVDIAKPKRGREYLIRTIDRLSETELGGQTSIRESMIQYTPAISSRSLVVIISDFLDNPESIESAIYRFSYHDLILVQVLDNTEIDLPVYGNSKLIDLETESELKTYISKNFKNEYKKQLENHTNSIREICDHTGADFYTFDTDTPIFDAFFYTISRRRW, via the coding sequence ATGAATGAAAAAAAACATTCGATAGACATTGATTTTTTCAGACAGCTTGACCGATTTACCTTCATGGTAAAAAAAAGGGTATCAACAGCTTACGCAGGAAACCGTCGTTCTATACACAGCGGACGTGGTATTGATACTGTTGGATACAGGCCGTACTATCCAGGTGATGAAATAAGATCTATTGACTGGAACGTTTATGCCAGAACAGAAAAACTTTATGTACGACAGTATGAGGAGGAAAAATCACTTACCACACACATACTCCTTGATTCCAGCAAAAGCATGGATTACAGGGGCAACAACAATACTTCAAAATTCGAATATGGTGCTATGATAGCCGCAGGATTTGCGTATCTTGTTACAAAGGACAACGACAAATTTGCGATTTCAACGTTTTCTGAAAATGTGGATATAGCAAAACCCAAAAGAGGGAGAGAATATTTAATCAGAACTATTGACAGATTGAGTGAAACTGAACTCGGTGGTCAGACATCGATAAGGGAAAGTATGATACAATATACACCCGCCATAAGTTCCCGCTCACTGGTAGTAATTATCTCCGATTTCCTTGATAACCCCGAATCAATAGAATCTGCAATATACCGTTTTTCATACCATGACCTTATCCTTGTACAGGTTCTTGATAATACCGAAATTGACCTACCTGTCTACGGAAATAGCAAATTGATAGACCTGGAAACAGAATCTGAATTGAAAACCTATATCAGTAAAAACTTTAAAAATGAGTATAAAAAACAACTTGAAAATCATACCAACAGTATCCGGGAAATATGTGACCATACAGGTGCTGATTTTTATACCTTTGATACCGATACCCCAATATTTGACGCTTTCTTCTATACAATCAGCAGGAGGCGGTGGTAA
- a CDS encoding AAA family ATPase yields the protein MCPTASNKNNLTQTYQNIGETFQNIFDEIGKVIVGQKNTVEQIIIAILCDGHALVESNPGLGKTLTISTIAKITELDFSRIQCTPDLMPADITGTHIIEESDGKKMFKFEQGPVFANIVLADEVNRASPKTQSALLESMQEKQVTVGNDTYKLDRPFFVLATQNPIEMEGTYPLPEAQLDRFMFKILVDYPTFDDELNIVNRYTTAETPQVNRIIDKNTLLELQKLSREVPISEELKTRVIKIVMTTRQWGEHIEYGASPRASIGLILASKARALIHGRNYVSHEDIETMAYPILRHRIILTFESERRGVSKDQVIKKILENVK from the coding sequence ATGTGTCCCACTGCATCTAATAAAAACAATCTAACCCAAACTTATCAGAATATCGGTGAGACTTTCCAAAACATCTTTGATGAAATCGGCAAAGTCATAGTAGGACAGAAAAACACAGTAGAACAAATAATTATAGCCATACTTTGCGATGGGCACGCACTGGTTGAAAGTAATCCCGGGCTTGGTAAAACACTTACCATTTCAACAATAGCAAAAATTACTGAACTGGATTTTAGCAGAATACAGTGTACACCTGACCTTATGCCTGCCGATATCACCGGTACCCACATAATAGAAGAAAGTGACGGAAAGAAAATGTTCAAATTTGAACAGGGTCCAGTTTTTGCAAATATTGTCCTTGCAGACGAGGTTAACCGTGCATCACCAAAAACACAATCCGCTCTTCTTGAATCCATGCAGGAAAAACAGGTCACAGTGGGAAATGATACATACAAACTGGACAGACCGTTTTTTGTACTTGCTACCCAGAACCCTATCGAAATGGAGGGTACATATCCACTTCCTGAAGCTCAACTGGACAGATTCATGTTTAAAATTCTGGTTGATTACCCAACATTTGATGATGAACTCAATATTGTTAACAGGTACACTACTGCTGAAACTCCACAAGTTAACAGGATTATAGATAAAAACACCCTGCTTGAACTACAGAAATTGAGCAGAGAAGTCCCTATCTCGGAAGAATTGAAAACGAGGGTTATCAAAATTGTGATGACAACCCGTCAATGGGGCGAACATATTGAATATGGTGCTTCTCCAAGAGCATCCATTGGTTTGATACTGGCTTCAAAAGCCCGTGCTTTGATTCATGGAAGAAATTACGTAAGCCATGAAGATATAGAAACTATGGCTTATCCAATTCTGCGCCATAGAATAATTCTTACGTTCGAATCTGAAAGACGGGGTGTATCAAAAGACCAGGTAATAAAAAAGATACTGGAAAACGTAAAATAA
- the pheA gene encoding prephenate dehydratase — protein MIVGVLGPAGSYSEKAAKKWAKKMEHTDVPVFNYYEDITDTFSAVVNKTVDYGVVPVENSIEGSVGITLDQLFENEITITSEIVVPIEHCLLSKGSLSDIKIILSHPQALAQCRNFLKTHFKNTELRTTGSTSHAATLATEFDEMAAIASRSSAEMYGLKILIPNIQDHNENYTRFLVIKSKYKTSNIKSIPTEHLYKTSIIVYLDQNRPGALYEILEEFAKKEINLTKIESRPSKKALGDYLFYIDFEGSIQDETIKSALDNLGRKVKMLKNLGSYPKDN, from the coding sequence ATGATTGTCGGTGTATTGGGTCCTGCTGGGTCATATTCTGAAAAAGCAGCAAAAAAATGGGCAAAAAAAATGGAACATACTGATGTTCCTGTATTCAATTATTACGAAGATATAACAGATACTTTTTCAGCGGTGGTAAACAAAACAGTTGATTATGGCGTTGTACCGGTAGAAAATTCAATCGAAGGTTCGGTAGGTATCACCCTCGACCAGTTATTTGAAAATGAAATAACAATCACAAGTGAAATAGTAGTACCCATTGAACACTGTCTTTTATCAAAAGGTAGCTTGTCAGACATAAAAATAATACTATCCCATCCTCAAGCACTTGCACAATGCCGAAATTTTTTAAAAACGCATTTTAAAAATACTGAACTTAGAACCACCGGAAGTACATCCCATGCTGCAACGCTTGCAACTGAATTTGATGAAATGGCGGCAATAGCATCTCGCAGTTCTGCAGAAATGTATGGATTAAAAATACTAATACCTAATATACAAGACCATAATGAAAATTATACCCGATTTCTTGTCATAAAATCAAAATATAAAACATCCAATATTAAATCAATTCCAACAGAACATCTTTACAAAACATCCATTATAGTTTATCTGGACCAGAACCGTCCAGGCGCGCTGTATGAAATCCTTGAAGAATTTGCCAAAAAAGAAATAAACTTAACAAAAATCGAATCCCGACCTTCCAAAAAAGCACTTGGTGATTATCTATTCTATATAGATTTTGAAGGCAGCATCCAAGACGAAACCATAAAAAGCGCACTGGATAACCTTGGTAGAAAAGTAAAAATGTTGAAAAACCTTGGTTCATACCCAAAAGACAATTAA
- a CDS encoding COG1470 family protein, with the protein MKIKLQTGFCIVIALLMMLSLVSSVSAITVDGNKTSGEWNENWAFGQTNNATAASEYDINNLGDRLEIMQGTLQADTGDYNAVDPKNDSGSSYDESMALNGNSSGSDLYKVYGHYNQSTDTLYGMTEVYGIPGDHDGNGDVTTESSAGDSGGDVGPAGFGLSTQESWSIAFYQAKNGVYQDYSLIQISDNDWNIIDTDVGLDYNNVSSKFSYQNFRQIGDDTLPKSVYEVKVENFSKFYDVNPGSKLAIQVGAGSSGDPEVGEDSGVVFFEIPNPQIDIEKSTNGVDADNVIGPEIPIGDDVNWTYNVTNTGNTNLTNISVTDSEGVSVTCPTNTLAPGESMICTANGTAQEGQYSNIGNVTANFSDIIVTDEDPSHYFGVNASIDIEKSTNGDDADTPTGPEIGVGDPVTWNYTVTNTGNVNLSSVEVSDNQTAFTSSIGELAVGESTTVTNTSTAMEGQYANLGNVTGQYSNNITIDVTDEDPSHYFGVNASIDIEKSTNGDDADTPTGPEIGVGDPVTWNYTVTNTGNVNLSSVEVSDNQTAFTSSIGELAVGESTTVTNTSTAMEGQYANLGNVTGQYSNNITIDVTDEDPSHYFGVNASIDIEKSTNGDDADTPTGPEIGVR; encoded by the coding sequence TTGAAAATTAAATTACAAACAGGTTTTTGCATAGTTATTGCTTTATTGATGATGCTATCGTTAGTTTCATCGGTATCAGCAATAACTGTAGATGGTAATAAAACATCTGGGGAGTGGAATGAAAACTGGGCATTTGGTCAAACGAATAATGCTACAGCTGCCTCAGAATATGATATAAACAATCTGGGAGATAGATTAGAGATTATGCAGGGTACACTTCAAGCGGATACTGGAGATTATAATGCAGTAGACCCAAAGAATGATTCAGGGTCTAGTTATGATGAGTCAATGGCTTTGAATGGAAATTCTAGTGGTTCGGATTTATACAAAGTTTACGGGCATTATAATCAATCAACGGATACCTTGTATGGTATGACAGAAGTTTATGGTATTCCTGGGGACCATGATGGTAATGGAGATGTAACTACAGAGTCGTCAGCAGGAGATTCAGGTGGAGATGTTGGACCAGCAGGATTCGGTTTGAGCACTCAAGAGTCATGGAGTATCGCATTTTATCAAGCAAAAAACGGTGTTTATCAGGACTACTCTCTGATACAGATAAGCGATAATGATTGGAATATAATAGATACTGATGTGGGACTGGATTATAATAATGTATCATCAAAGTTCTCCTATCAGAATTTCCGTCAAATAGGAGATGATACACTACCCAAATCAGTTTATGAAGTCAAAGTTGAAAACTTTAGTAAATTTTACGATGTAAATCCAGGCTCAAAACTTGCGATACAGGTTGGAGCAGGTTCAAGCGGTGACCCGGAGGTCGGTGAAGACTCAGGTGTAGTATTCTTTGAAATTCCAAACCCGCAGATAGATATTGAAAAGTCCACCAATGGAGTGGATGCAGATAATGTCATAGGTCCTGAAATACCGATTGGAGATGATGTAAACTGGACTTACAATGTAACCAATACAGGTAACACAAATCTAACCAATATCAGCGTTACTGACAGTGAAGGAGTATCAGTCACATGTCCAACAAATACGTTGGCACCGGGTGAATCTATGATTTGTACAGCTAATGGAACTGCTCAGGAAGGTCAGTATAGTAACATTGGTAATGTTACTGCTAATTTCAGTGATATTATAGTAACCGATGAAGACCCGAGTCACTACTTTGGAGTAAACGCTTCCATAGACATAGAGAAATCCACCAATGGAGATGACGCCGATACACCGACGGGACCCGAAATAGGAGTAGGTGACCCAGTAACCTGGAACTACACCGTAACCAACACCGGTAACGTGAATCTCAGCAGTGTAGAGGTAAGTGACAACCAGACAGCCTTCACCTCATCAATAGGAGAGCTTGCAGTCGGAGAGAGTACCACAGTAACCAATACCAGTACTGCAATGGAAGGCCAGTATGCAAATCTTGGTAATGTTACAGGTCAATACAGCAATAACATCACCATTGATGTAACCGATGAAGACCCGAGTCACTACTTTGGAGTAAACGCTTCCATAGACATAGAGAAATCCACCAATGGAGATGACGCCGATACACCGACGGGACCCGAAATAGGAGTAGGTGACCCAGTAACCTGGAACTACACCGTAACCAACACCGGTAACGTGAATCTCAGCAGTGTAGAGGTAAGTGACAACCAGACAGCCTTCACCTCATCAATAGGAGAGCTTGCAGTCGGAGAGAGTACCACAGTAACCAATACCAGTACTGCAATGGAAGGCCAGTATGCAAATCTTGGTAATGTTACAGGTCAATACAGCAATAACATCACCATTGATGTAACCGATGAAGACCCGAGTCACTACTTTGGAGTAAACGCTTCCATAGACATAGAGAAATCCACCAATGGAGATGACGCCGATACACCGACGGGACCCGAAATAGGAGTAAGGTGA
- a CDS encoding DUF7502 family protein: MAEGNFNIEHFVEKHESRLKWFRRLYRLLDFIAISVFLYTIFVIFNIDTIFSSIKSFELYTGRQFHFAGFSILFETIGLIVISLTIALILSLIIHKYSDKTNAIQIIESKYPQLSERLRTAYDNRNTSNIIVNDLINSVIGYAKNVKPLDLLNRKRFASSIIAVLVAVSLFSVITIYDYNTDIKPVDMSRDIFTPEDDGTSDELPVTDNQENDDKNQENVQGETSIVVVEGEKIDLKLPPGSGKGFTNRQEGNDNQPFEPSSAYDINVISSKAYYENLPEGYQGVIKQYFEEMAKK; the protein is encoded by the coding sequence ATGGCGGAAGGGAATTTTAACATTGAACATTTTGTAGAAAAACATGAATCAAGATTAAAATGGTTTAGACGCCTTTACAGATTACTGGATTTTATAGCTATTTCTGTATTTTTATACACAATATTTGTGATTTTTAACATAGACACGATTTTTTCCAGCATCAAAAGCTTTGAACTCTACACAGGAAGACAATTTCATTTTGCTGGTTTTTCTATATTATTTGAAACAATCGGATTGATTGTCATATCACTGACCATAGCTCTGATACTCTCTTTAATCATTCACAAATATAGCGATAAAACAAATGCTATACAGATAATAGAATCCAAATATCCGCAACTGAGTGAACGTCTAAGAACTGCTTATGACAATCGTAACACCAGCAATATAATCGTAAATGACCTAATTAATTCAGTAATAGGATACGCAAAAAATGTTAAACCTTTGGATTTACTAAATAGAAAAAGATTTGCTTCCAGTATTATAGCAGTTTTAGTTGCCGTTTCACTATTTTCAGTTATAACAATCTATGACTATAATACAGATATCAAACCTGTTGACATGAGCAGAGATATTTTTACTCCCGAAGATGATGGGACATCAGATGAGCTTCCAGTCACAGACAATCAAGAAAACGATGACAAAAATCAGGAAAACGTTCAGGGAGAAACGTCAATAGTAGTAGTAGAAGGTGAAAAAATCGATTTGAAATTACCTCCCGGTTCAGGCAAGGGATTTACAAATCGGCAGGAAGGAAATGATAACCAACCCTTTGAACCCTCATCCGCCTATGATATAAACGTTATTTCATCCAAAGCATACTATGAAAATTTACCTGAAGGATATCAGGGTGTAATTAAACAATATTTTGAAGAAATGGCAAAAAAATAA
- a CDS encoding Coenzyme F420 hydrogenase/dehydrogenase, beta subunit C-terminal domain, with the protein MYEWKLKDEIVDNGMCARCGTCAVVCPNDLLDFKNGPVLKDECLRKGHGMCLEVCPRVSSGKYQISIRENFKEEYYAGRGNFDGQDGGVVTAFLKYLLDNEKIEGAIVVGDECWKPVSMVVKDEKGLMDTAKSKYTISTLDALRDAGEMGLENVAVVGLPCQINGLRKLQYFEYLAKHGEELGSNGKPANLPDIQYLIGLFCTEKFEYDSLKNILQKYNVDIENVEKFDILKGKLVAYSNKKNASVKIPLDEIDITPGCRVCRDFDANMADVSVGSAGSSDGYSTVVVRTEKGDDIKNAIELHDEINLDAVSKLKNIKSERFNKEIKRRKEYNEPVSLYWLAEHGGVSKRADDSYFIRIRAKPSGWYEADEIEYVSKIAEEYNGKLKLTNRGGIEIHDISGFDAEEVALKLKNKGLLTGSEGPLVRATLACPGEGECGSGLINTTRICELMEDEFTEKPEPYKFKIAVSGCPNKCVRPHIHDIGFYGVRYPKVNDNCNGCGRCADVCKLEAISVRGTTSYTNYNVCIGCGKCIKACPNDARDIEKEGYMALVGGKSGREIVEATNMGMMGEDELVDFVNGVMKVYEKYADKPQRERLSSVMEKIGKGSFLSEVKDFKKEMDSV; encoded by the coding sequence ATGTATGAATGGAAATTAAAAGATGAAATTGTTGATAATGGAATGTGTGCCAGATGCGGTACATGTGCAGTAGTCTGTCCCAACGACCTTCTGGACTTTAAAAATGGACCTGTATTAAAAGATGAATGTCTGAGAAAAGGTCACGGAATGTGTTTAGAGGTCTGTCCCCGTGTTTCATCAGGAAAATACCAGATAAGTATCAGAGAAAATTTTAAAGAAGAATATTATGCAGGCAGAGGGAATTTTGACGGTCAGGATGGAGGAGTTGTTACTGCTTTTTTAAAATATCTTCTGGATAATGAAAAAATAGAAGGTGCAATTGTTGTCGGTGATGAATGCTGGAAACCGGTTTCAATGGTTGTCAAAGATGAAAAAGGATTAATGGACACTGCAAAATCAAAATACACTATTTCAACACTTGATGCATTAAGGGATGCAGGTGAAATGGGTCTGGAAAATGTTGCAGTGGTTGGACTACCGTGTCAAATTAACGGATTGAGGAAATTGCAGTATTTTGAATATCTTGCAAAACACGGTGAAGAACTCGGAAGCAACGGAAAACCTGCAAATCTTCCAGATATCCAGTATTTAATAGGGCTTTTCTGCACTGAAAAATTTGAATATGACAGCCTTAAAAACATATTGCAGAAATATAATGTTGATATAGAAAATGTTGAAAAATTTGATATCTTAAAAGGAAAACTTGTTGCATATTCCAATAAAAAAAATGCGAGTGTAAAAATCCCTCTCGATGAAATTGATATAACTCCCGGATGCAGAGTTTGCAGAGATTTTGACGCAAATATGGCTGATGTTTCTGTGGGGAGTGCCGGAAGTTCTGATGGATATTCAACAGTAGTAGTAAGAACTGAAAAAGGAGACGATATCAAAAACGCTATTGAACTTCATGATGAAATAAATCTTGATGCGGTTTCTAAATTAAAAAATATCAAGTCAGAAAGGTTCAACAAGGAAATAAAAAGAAGGAAAGAATATAATGAACCGGTTTCACTTTACTGGCTTGCAGAACACGGTGGTGTTTCTAAAAGAGCTGACGACTCCTATTTTATACGGATAAGAGCCAAACCCTCTGGATGGTATGAAGCCGATGAAATAGAATATGTTTCAAAAATAGCAGAGGAGTACAACGGCAAATTGAAACTGACAAATCGAGGCGGTATAGAAATTCATGATATAAGCGGTTTTGATGCTGAAGAAGTTGCTCTTAAATTAAAGAATAAAGGGTTGTTAACCGGTTCTGAAGGACCTCTGGTGAGAGCCACTCTTGCCTGTCCAGGTGAAGGAGAATGTGGAAGTGGGTTAATAAACACCACACGAATCTGTGAATTGATGGAAGATGAATTCACAGAAAAACCTGAGCCCTATAAATTTAAAATTGCTGTTAGCGGCTGCCCAAACAAATGTGTGAGACCGCATATACACGATATTGGATTTTATGGTGTAAGATATCCCAAAGTAAATGATAACTGCAATGGATGTGGGCGGTGTGCAGATGTCTGTAAACTTGAGGCTATAAGCGTGAGGGGAACAACTTCCTATACCAATTATAATGTGTGTATAGGATGTGGAAAATGTATAAAAGCCTGCCCGAATGATGCAAGAGATATTGAAAAAGAAGGTTACATGGCTCTTGTAGGTGGTAAATCCGGAAGAGAAATTGTAGAGGCAACAAATATGGGTATGATGGGTGAAGATGAACTTGTGGATTTTGTTAATGGAGTGATGAAAGTTTATGAAAAATATGCTGATAAACCACAGAGAGAAAGACTGTCCTCAGTGATGGAAAAAATAGGCAAAGGCAGTTTTTTAAGTGAGGTTAAAGACTTTAAAAAAGAAATGGATAGTGTTTAA